A single region of the Parasphingorhabdus litoris DSM 22379 genome encodes:
- a CDS encoding TonB-dependent receptor, with protein sequence MRDFASIDETDPFGSAPGTVDADVTAAGVLKDVDRNSLPFSPDIKIAIGAQYEIPVGDWVLTPRIDHYLQSEFASSIFSKPIDIFDGYGQTDLKLLLAPDGGNSEIRGYVKNLFNNDDITRALSAGRLVGRFREFVILEPRTYGVEATIRF encoded by the coding sequence GTGAGAGATTTTGCTTCGATCGATGAAACCGATCCTTTTGGTTCTGCGCCGGGCACGGTTGATGCTGACGTCACAGCCGCGGGTGTGCTGAAGGATGTTGATCGGAATTCTCTACCCTTTTCCCCTGACATCAAGATCGCGATTGGGGCGCAATATGAAATCCCGGTAGGCGATTGGGTATTGACCCCGCGTATCGACCATTATCTACAGAGCGAATTTGCAAGTTCGATCTTCAGCAAGCCGATCGATATTTTTGATGGCTATGGCCAGACCGATCTCAAGCTGCTGCTCGCACCTGATGGCGGCAACTCGGAAATCCGCGGATATGTGAAGAATCTGTTCAACAATGATGACATTACGCGTGCGCTCTCGGCTGGGCGACTAGTCGGGCGTTTCCGGGAATTCGTTATTTTGGAACCGCGCACTTATGGGGTTGAAGCGACCATCCGCTTTTGA